A genomic stretch from Spongiibacter nanhainus includes:
- the map gene encoding type I methionyl aminopeptidase — translation MNVSIKSPEDIAAMRVAGRLAAEVLDMIAPYVKPGVTTGELDKICHDYITQHQQAIPAPLNYNGFPKSICTSVNEVICHGIPSDKKVLKDGDILNIDVTVIKDGWHGDTNRMYYVGDVPEHAKRLCAVTQECLYKAIELVRPGCYLSDIGKVIAKHARANHYSVVEEYCGHGIGRGFHEDPQVLHYGEGYNRRNDLELKEGMTFTIEPMINAGKKQTKLNMKDGWTVTTKDRRLSAQWEHTMAVTATGVEVLTARPDEPFFRGDV, via the coding sequence ATGAATGTCAGCATCAAAAGCCCCGAAGACATCGCCGCCATGCGCGTCGCGGGGCGCCTCGCTGCCGAGGTTCTGGATATGATCGCCCCCTATGTCAAACCTGGGGTGACCACTGGCGAGTTGGATAAGATCTGCCACGACTATATCACCCAGCACCAACAGGCGATCCCCGCCCCCCTTAACTACAACGGCTTTCCCAAGTCGATCTGTACTTCAGTCAACGAGGTCATCTGCCACGGCATCCCCTCGGACAAGAAGGTGTTAAAAGACGGCGACATCCTCAATATCGATGTCACCGTAATAAAGGATGGCTGGCACGGCGACACCAATCGCATGTATTACGTGGGGGACGTCCCCGAGCACGCCAAACGCCTGTGCGCGGTTACCCAGGAGTGCCTCTACAAGGCCATTGAGCTGGTGCGGCCGGGCTGTTATCTCAGCGACATCGGCAAGGTGATAGCCAAACACGCCCGGGCCAATCACTACTCGGTCGTCGAAGAGTATTGTGGGCACGGCATCGGCCGGGGCTTCCATGAGGACCCGCAGGTGCTGCACTACGGCGAGGGTTACAACCGCCGCAACGACCTGGAATTAAAAGAGGGCATGACCTTCACCATTGAACCGATGATCAACGCCGGTAAAAAACAGACCAAGCTCAATATGAAAGATGGCTGGACCGTGACTACTAAAGATCGTCGACTGTCCGCGCAGTGGGAGCACACCATGGCAGTGACCGCCACGGGTGTGGAAGTTCTGACTGCTCGCCCCGACGAGCCGTTTTTCCGAGGAGATGTATGA
- a CDS encoding [protein-PII] uridylyltransferase codes for MSAEQPLSQSAVDTEALQAMLSQAGNDIGAYRQYLSDLQEELRQRFYDEQPVSELVALRSARIDALLRCIWDQFEWGDDIALVAVGGYGRGELHPYSDIDLLILTASDEHSYQDNIERLITLLWDINLDIGHSVRSIEECRQAAIDDITIVTNLMESRTLAGNPALHQQLMAKVGPDKIWPSAEFFRAKWDEQIRRHRKFANTEYNLEPNIKSSPGGLRDIQMIGWVVKRHFGAQSIDELRDRHFLSQEELDTIKDGQDFLWRLRFALHLIAGREEDRLLFDHQRTLARQFGFEDDDNKLAVERFMQKYYRWVQQLGALNDVLMQHFDETILRACEAETILDINPRFRIRNGHIEVTNDKVFEKTPSALMEIFVLMAHMEAIDGVRASTIRLIRNSRHLIDDEFRADPRNKNYFLRLLQAPSRVALNLRRMKRFGVLAKFIPAFGKIVGQMQHDLFHIYSVDAHTLELIKNISRFRYPDMVKVYPMACRIMQRVPKPELLFLAGLFHDIGKGRGGDHSTLGAVDAREFCEYLGLPKRDTNLVAWLVEKHLEMSSVAQRKDIQDPDVIRDFALTVGDQQHLDYLFCLTIADINATNPSLWTSWRASLMRQLYAETRRALRRGLENPVDKQEWIAETQMAAIERLEDYGFTETEIRETWAETGEDYFIREQVDDIVWHCRAIAQRTRPGDSVVLVKEGGLLDHEGATQIFVHTRGRVGLFALLAAALEQLDLNVQDARIYNSGTGYTLDTFYVLDANGESIGDNQDRINQIVAYLKEQLADPNNSAELISRRTPRQMRLFSTPTRTSMATDLNKGHTVLEVITPDRPGLLARIAQIFNKYRVRILNAKIATLGERVEDVFFLSDENNRPIEDPQLCEDIQRAICRELDEQASKSPQ; via the coding sequence ATGAGCGCAGAGCAACCGCTAAGCCAGTCCGCTGTCGATACCGAGGCCCTGCAGGCAATGCTGTCCCAAGCGGGGAACGACATCGGCGCCTATCGACAGTATTTAAGCGACCTTCAAGAGGAACTGCGCCAGCGATTCTACGATGAACAGCCGGTCAGTGAGCTGGTTGCTTTGCGCTCTGCCCGTATCGATGCGCTGCTGCGGTGTATCTGGGACCAGTTCGAGTGGGGCGACGACATCGCCCTGGTCGCGGTGGGCGGCTATGGGCGCGGCGAGCTCCACCCTTATTCGGATATCGACCTGCTCATCCTGACCGCCAGTGATGAGCATTCGTATCAGGACAATATCGAGCGGCTGATTACCCTGCTTTGGGATATCAACCTGGATATTGGCCACAGTGTGCGCAGCATTGAGGAATGCCGGCAGGCCGCCATCGACGACATCACCATTGTCACCAACTTGATGGAGTCCCGCACTCTCGCCGGCAATCCCGCCCTGCATCAGCAACTGATGGCCAAAGTTGGCCCGGATAAGATCTGGCCCAGCGCGGAGTTTTTCCGAGCCAAGTGGGACGAGCAAATTCGTCGCCACCGCAAATTTGCCAACACTGAGTACAATCTGGAACCCAACATCAAGAGTTCGCCCGGCGGGTTGCGGGATATTCAGATGATCGGCTGGGTGGTTAAACGCCACTTCGGCGCCCAGTCCATCGACGAGCTTCGGGATCGCCATTTCCTCAGTCAGGAGGAATTGGACACCATCAAAGATGGACAGGATTTTTTGTGGCGGCTGCGTTTTGCGCTACATCTGATTGCCGGACGGGAAGAAGACCGCTTGCTGTTTGACCACCAGCGCACCTTGGCCCGCCAATTCGGCTTTGAGGACGACGATAACAAACTCGCCGTCGAGCGCTTTATGCAGAAGTACTATCGCTGGGTCCAACAGCTGGGGGCGCTTAACGATGTGCTGATGCAACACTTCGATGAAACCATTCTCCGCGCCTGCGAAGCCGAGACCATTCTGGATATCAACCCGCGCTTTCGCATCCGCAACGGGCATATCGAAGTCACCAACGACAAGGTCTTTGAAAAAACCCCCTCGGCGCTGATGGAAATTTTTGTGTTGATGGCCCACATGGAAGCCATCGACGGGGTGCGGGCCAGCACCATCCGCCTGATCCGCAACTCCCGGCATCTGATCGACGACGAGTTTCGCGCCGACCCCCGCAACAAAAATTACTTCCTGCGCCTGCTTCAGGCCCCCTCCCGGGTCGCCCTCAACCTGCGCCGCATGAAGCGTTTTGGCGTATTGGCCAAATTCATCCCCGCCTTCGGCAAAATTGTCGGGCAAATGCAGCACGACCTGTTCCATATTTATTCGGTGGACGCCCACACCCTGGAGCTGATCAAAAATATCAGCCGCTTCCGTTACCCCGACATGGTCAAGGTCTACCCCATGGCCTGCCGCATTATGCAGCGGGTGCCCAAGCCCGAGCTGCTGTTCCTAGCGGGACTGTTTCACGATATCGGCAAGGGCCGAGGTGGCGACCACTCCACCCTGGGCGCAGTCGATGCCCGGGAGTTTTGCGAGTATCTGGGCCTGCCCAAGCGCGATACCAACCTGGTCGCCTGGTTAGTAGAAAAACACCTGGAGATGTCCTCTGTCGCCCAGCGTAAGGATATTCAGGACCCCGATGTGATCCGCGATTTCGCCCTCACCGTCGGCGACCAGCAGCACTTGGATTACCTGTTCTGCCTGACGATTGCCGACATCAATGCCACCAACCCCAGCCTGTGGACCTCCTGGCGGGCGTCGCTAATGCGCCAACTCTACGCTGAAACACGGCGCGCACTGCGGCGCGGTCTGGAAAATCCGGTCGACAAGCAAGAGTGGATTGCAGAAACCCAAATGGCGGCGATTGAGCGCCTGGAAGACTACGGTTTTACCGAGACCGAAATTCGCGAGACCTGGGCGGAAACCGGCGAGGACTACTTTATCCGCGAGCAGGTCGACGACATTGTCTGGCACTGCCGCGCCATTGCCCAGCGCACCCGGCCGGGCGACTCGGTGGTACTGGTTAAAGAAGGTGGACTTCTGGACCACGAGGGCGCGACTCAGATTTTCGTCCACACCCGGGGCCGGGTGGGGCTGTTTGCCCTGCTGGCCGCAGCTCTGGAACAACTGGACTTGAACGTGCAGGACGCCCGCATCTATAACAGCGGCACCGGCTATACCCTAGATACCTTCTACGTTCTCGACGCCAATGGCGAGTCCATTGGCGACAATCAGGACCGGATCAATCAGATCGTCGCCTACCTGAAAGAACAGCTGGCCGATCCCAACAACAGCGCCGAGCTAATTAGCCGCCGCACCCCTCGTCAGATGCGGCTGTTCTCCACACCCACCCGCACCAGCATGGCCACCGATCTCAATAAGGGCCACACCGTGCTGGAGGTCATTACGCCGGACCGTCCGGGGCTGCTGGCGCGGATTGCACAGATATTCAACAAATACCGGGTACGCATCCTCAATGCCAAAATCGCCACCCTGGGTGAGCGGGTCGAGGACGTGTTCTTTTTATCCGATGAGAACAACCGCCCCATTGAAGATCCGCAATTGTGTGAAGACATTCAGCGAGCGATCTGTCGGGAGCTGGACGAACAAGCGAGCAAATCACCACAATGA
- the dapC gene encoding succinyldiaminopimelate transaminase has protein sequence MNPRLQALQAYPFEKLRALLGESSESSLPAIPLSIGEPRHPAPGFVTDVLSTERQRVSNYPTTKGLPELRSAAADWAVRRFGLDGLDPDSQILPVNGTREALFAFAQAVVDPSSDALVCSPNPFYQIYEGAALLAGAQPYFLPCTADNGFIPDLDSVPEEVWQRCQLIYLCTPGNPSGAVMSQDYLGSLIQLADRYDFVIASDECYSELYFDEDSPPTGLLQACAALGRHDFRRCVVFHSLSKRSNLPGLRSGFVAGDADILKGFLLYRTYHGCAMPIQTQLASIAAWQDEAHVLANRELYRQKFDQVLDVLDGCLAVARPQASFYLWAPTPIADTEFAAGLFHQQNVTVLPGSFLSREVDGQTPGANYVRMALVAEPEKCVEAAQRIRQYVESL, from the coding sequence ATGAACCCCCGCTTACAGGCACTACAGGCCTACCCCTTTGAAAAGCTGCGCGCCCTACTGGGGGAGTCCAGCGAGTCCTCGCTGCCAGCAATACCACTTTCTATTGGCGAGCCTCGGCACCCGGCACCAGGTTTTGTCACCGATGTGCTCAGCACCGAGCGCCAACGGGTGAGCAACTACCCCACCACCAAGGGCCTGCCGGAACTTCGCAGCGCGGCGGCGGACTGGGCGGTACGACGCTTTGGGCTGGACGGCCTGGACCCCGACAGCCAGATTTTGCCGGTCAATGGCACCCGCGAGGCACTGTTTGCCTTTGCTCAAGCTGTAGTGGACCCCAGCAGCGACGCCTTGGTGTGCAGCCCCAACCCCTTTTATCAAATTTACGAAGGCGCCGCGTTGCTGGCCGGCGCCCAGCCCTACTTCCTGCCCTGCACCGCAGACAACGGTTTTATCCCCGATCTGGATAGCGTGCCGGAGGAGGTCTGGCAGCGCTGCCAATTGATCTACTTGTGCACGCCGGGCAATCCCAGTGGCGCCGTCATGTCTCAGGATTATCTGGGCTCGCTGATCCAACTGGCGGACCGTTACGACTTCGTGATCGCCAGCGACGAGTGCTACTCAGAACTGTACTTCGACGAGGACAGTCCACCCACCGGGCTTCTGCAGGCCTGTGCCGCACTGGGTCGTCACGATTTTCGGCGCTGCGTGGTCTTTCACAGCCTGTCTAAACGCTCCAACCTGCCCGGACTGCGCTCCGGTTTCGTCGCCGGCGATGCCGATATCCTCAAGGGCTTTCTGCTCTACCGCACCTACCACGGCTGTGCCATGCCCATTCAAACCCAGTTGGCCAGTATCGCCGCCTGGCAGGACGAGGCCCACGTGTTGGCCAACCGGGAGCTGTATCGACAGAAGTTCGATCAGGTCTTGGACGTACTCGATGGCTGCCTGGCGGTAGCCCGGCCCCAGGCATCGTTCTATCTGTGGGCACCGACCCCTATCGCCGATACCGAGTTTGCCGCCGGCCTGTTCCATCAGCAAAACGTCACCGTCTTGCCAGGCAGCTTTTTGTCTAGAGAGGTAGACGGCCAAACCCCGGGCGCGAACTACGTGCGCATGGCCCTGGTCGCCGAGCCGGAAAAATGTGTCGAGGCGGCTCAGCGCATCCGCCAGTATGTGGAAAGCCTGTAA
- the nth gene encoding endonuclease III — MLKKDRVAFILRRLNELYPQPPIPLDHKDPYTLLVAVLLSAQCTDERVNQVTPALFTLADNPFDMAKRDVETIREIIRPCGLSPQKSKAIKRLSEILVEDYNGEVPADIDALETLPGVGHKTASVVMSQAFGEPAFPVDTHIHRLAQRWGLSSGKNVAQTEKDLKRLFPKDSWNALHLQIIYYGREFCSARGCDGTVCDICRTCYPDRKAPKKTRKA, encoded by the coding sequence ATGCTTAAAAAAGATCGAGTCGCCTTTATTTTGCGGCGCCTGAATGAGCTCTACCCGCAACCGCCGATCCCGTTGGACCATAAAGACCCCTATACCTTGCTGGTGGCAGTGCTGCTGTCGGCGCAGTGTACCGACGAGCGGGTCAACCAGGTGACCCCGGCGCTGTTCACCTTAGCCGACAACCCCTTCGATATGGCCAAGCGGGACGTTGAGACCATTCGCGAAATCATCCGCCCCTGCGGCCTGTCGCCACAAAAATCCAAAGCCATAAAACGCCTGTCGGAAATACTGGTGGAAGATTACAACGGTGAAGTGCCTGCCGATATCGATGCGCTGGAGACCCTGCCTGGAGTGGGCCACAAAACCGCCAGCGTGGTGATGTCCCAAGCCTTTGGTGAGCCGGCGTTCCCGGTGGACACCCATATCCACCGCCTCGCCCAGCGCTGGGGATTGAGCAGCGGCAAAAATGTCGCGCAAACCGAGAAGGATTTGAAGCGCTTGTTCCCCAAGGATTCCTGGAACGCCCTGCACCTGCAGATTATCTATTACGGGCGGGAGTTCTGCTCAGCCAGGGGCTGCGACGGCACGGTGTGCGACATTTGCCGCACCTGCTACCCGGATCGCAAAGCCCCAAAGAAAACCCGCAAAGCCTGA
- a CDS encoding WS/DGAT/MGAT family O-acyltransferase, which translates to MKKLSLTDDAFLRLESRSTPLHIGMLMLFEPPEDAPADFAAKLFKKLSRSNHAAEPFNRLLVRKRGMHYWKEDEDFDLGQHFVHTALPQPGRIRELFELISRVHCAHLDRNYPLWRMYFIEGLEDGRIAVYMKVHHALVDGVAGMRAVMNAMSADPEESMTLPAMWEVTAPRSGAQASPVPQTSIGGITALRSLAREGIKSLYSPLPLLKELRTTITDYRNHKEDVVIGMSPRCALVQPISSTRRFAAQSYSRSRIKAVGKAFEATTNDVVLAMCGGAIRRYLQELNDLPERPIMAGVPISIRKPGSDFGNEVSFTAAHLGTNIVDAGERMLAIKRCMDDNKKHMSKLSPGQFGAYSAIKMMPGVLNSVFKFAPDCMIGGVVVSNVPGPQQDMYWQGARLSGLYPLSLLLDGNALNITLITRHDSVDFGLIACRKSVPHMQRLLDYLEEALTDLEVAAKQHTSTLSVVDSGNANTAKKTSNQRKKAVAKKSAASSDQSKQADAAPSRTTAANKAPAKKAAARRKVTARSHKKVAKAKSA; encoded by the coding sequence ATGAAAAAACTATCCTTAACCGACGATGCCTTTCTGCGCTTGGAGAGCCGCAGTACACCGTTACATATTGGCATGCTGATGTTGTTTGAGCCGCCGGAAGATGCGCCAGCGGACTTTGCCGCCAAGCTGTTTAAGAAGCTCAGCCGCTCCAATCACGCTGCAGAGCCATTCAACCGGTTGCTGGTTCGCAAACGCGGTATGCATTACTGGAAAGAGGATGAAGATTTCGACCTGGGGCAGCACTTTGTACACACCGCGCTGCCCCAGCCCGGGCGTATTCGAGAGCTGTTTGAACTGATCTCTCGAGTGCACTGTGCACACCTGGATAGAAATTACCCGCTGTGGCGTATGTACTTTATCGAGGGCCTGGAAGATGGCCGCATCGCGGTCTACATGAAAGTACACCACGCCCTGGTCGACGGCGTGGCCGGTATGCGGGCGGTGATGAATGCGATGTCCGCTGACCCGGAGGAGTCGATGACCTTGCCGGCCATGTGGGAAGTCACTGCACCCCGCAGCGGAGCCCAAGCCAGCCCGGTACCCCAGACCAGTATTGGCGGCATTACGGCGCTGCGTTCCCTTGCCAGGGAAGGGATCAAGTCGCTGTACTCGCCCTTGCCCTTGCTCAAGGAGCTGCGCACCACCATTACTGATTATCGTAATCACAAGGAAGATGTAGTGATCGGTATGAGCCCGCGTTGCGCGCTGGTTCAGCCCATTTCCTCCACCCGTCGTTTTGCCGCCCAGTCTTATTCCCGGAGCAGAATCAAAGCGGTGGGTAAAGCCTTTGAGGCCACCACCAACGATGTGGTACTGGCCATGTGTGGTGGGGCCATACGCCGCTATTTGCAGGAGCTGAACGATTTGCCGGAGCGGCCCATAATGGCCGGGGTACCGATTTCTATTCGCAAACCCGGTTCCGATTTTGGCAATGAGGTGTCCTTTACCGCCGCACACCTGGGCACCAATATTGTCGATGCCGGTGAGCGGATGCTGGCTATCAAACGTTGTATGGATGACAACAAGAAACACATGAGTAAGCTGTCCCCCGGACAGTTTGGCGCTTACTCCGCGATTAAGATGATGCCCGGTGTGCTGAATTCGGTGTTCAAATTCGCGCCGGACTGCATGATTGGTGGGGTGGTGGTATCCAATGTGCCGGGGCCCCAGCAGGACATGTACTGGCAGGGAGCGAGGCTGTCGGGGCTGTACCCACTGTCGCTGTTGCTGGATGGCAATGCTCTTAATATTACCCTGATTACTCGCCACGACTCGGTCGATTTTGGCTTGATCGCATGCCGTAAGTCGGTGCCCCATATGCAGCGTTTGCTGGATTACCTCGAGGAGGCCCTCACCGATCTCGAAGTGGCCGCCAAGCAGCACACCTCGACGCTATCGGTGGTAGACAGTGGTAATGCCAACACCGCCAAGAAAACCTCGAACCAGCGCAAAAAGGCGGTGGCGAAAAAGAGTGCCGCCAGCTCGGATCAGAGCAAGCAGGCCGATGCGGCGCCGTCGCGTACCACCGCCGCCAATAAAGCCCCTGCTAAAAAAGCGGCAGCTCGCCGCAAAGTGACGGCCCGCAGTCACAAGAAGGTCGCCAAGGCGAAGTCGGCGTAG
- a CDS encoding arsenate reductase — protein MSTTLYGIKNCDTVRAARRWLDSHNIDYVFSDVREQALSPEQLRAWLQELGLALVNKRSTTWKQLSQSERDNLDAETAVALLSQHPTLMKRPLLDTGRERHLGFKAEDYQRLFAHHTL, from the coding sequence ATGAGCACCACTCTTTACGGCATAAAAAACTGCGACACCGTCCGCGCCGCCCGGCGCTGGCTGGACAGTCACAATATCGACTACGTGTTCAGCGACGTACGAGAGCAAGCCCTCAGCCCCGAACAGCTGCGTGCCTGGCTGCAGGAGCTGGGCCTGGCCCTGGTCAATAAGCGCAGTACCACCTGGAAGCAATTGAGCCAGAGCGAGCGCGACAACCTGGATGCAGAGACCGCGGTAGCACTGCTCAGTCAGCACCCGACATTGATGAAACGGCCGCTACTGGATACCGGCCGCGAACGTCACCTGGGCTTTAAAGCAGAGGACTATCAGCGCCTGTTTGCCCATCACACATTGTAA
- the dapD gene encoding 2,3,4,5-tetrahydropyridine-2,6-dicarboxylate N-succinyltransferase has translation MSNSLFALGIGLGAQNSKGDWLDSLFPLPRLNPDAAVCEAVAGVLSFTGGNRAIAVNAEQMSQVAEALKGAGDSELADVAAQLASSQQALVVTLLSSDDAPSSVPEGYLKLHLLSHRLVRPHQINLSGLFGALPNVAWTNQGAVDLAELPQRQLQARMKGELLEVMSVDKFPKMTNYVVPTGVRIAHTARVRLGAYLGEGTTVMHEGFVNFNAGTEGPGMIEGRISAGVMIGAGSDLGGGCSTMGTLSGGNDVVISVGKECLVGANAGVGIPLGDRCTIEAGLYITAGSVVTMIDDQGEVAGNAKARDLAGKSDLLFRRNSKNGAIEVLTNKSAIALNEMLHAHN, from the coding sequence ATGAGCAATTCACTATTCGCCCTGGGCATCGGCCTCGGCGCCCAAAACAGTAAAGGCGATTGGCTGGACAGCCTGTTCCCGCTGCCGCGCCTGAACCCTGACGCCGCCGTCTGTGAGGCGGTGGCCGGTGTACTCTCCTTTACCGGTGGCAACCGCGCCATTGCAGTCAATGCCGAGCAGATGTCGCAAGTCGCCGAAGCGCTCAAAGGTGCCGGTGACAGCGAATTGGCCGACGTAGCCGCACAACTGGCCAGCAGTCAGCAGGCCCTGGTCGTCACCCTGCTTAGCAGCGACGACGCCCCTAGCTCCGTCCCCGAAGGCTATCTCAAGCTGCACCTGCTTTCCCATCGTTTGGTTCGCCCCCACCAGATCAACCTGAGCGGCCTGTTTGGTGCGCTGCCCAATGTCGCCTGGACCAACCAGGGCGCCGTGGATCTGGCAGAACTGCCCCAGCGCCAGTTGCAGGCGCGGATGAAGGGCGAGCTGCTGGAGGTCATGTCGGTGGATAAATTCCCCAAGATGACCAACTATGTGGTCCCCACCGGGGTTCGCATCGCCCATACCGCCCGGGTTCGTCTGGGTGCTTACCTGGGCGAAGGCACCACGGTCATGCACGAGGGTTTTGTCAATTTCAACGCTGGCACCGAAGGCCCGGGCATGATCGAAGGTCGCATTTCGGCAGGCGTGATGATCGGCGCCGGCTCAGACCTCGGCGGCGGCTGCTCCACCATGGGCACCCTGTCCGGCGGCAACGATGTGGTGATTTCAGTCGGTAAAGAATGCCTGGTGGGCGCCAATGCCGGTGTCGGCATCCCTCTTGGCGACCGCTGCACCATTGAAGCCGGCCTGTATATCACCGCTGGCTCGGTGGTCACCATGATCGACGATCAGGGTGAGGTAGCCGGCAACGCCAAGGCTCGGGACCTGGCCGGCAAATCCGACCTGCTGTTCCGCCGCAACTCCAAAAATGGCGCCATTGAAGTGCTGACCAATAAGTCGGCCATCGCCCTGAATGAGATGTTGCACGCCCACAACTAA
- a CDS encoding NADP-dependent oxidoreductase, translating into MKAIATAGWGPKTKLVLSEMPAPFSLGDEDVLVEVHAASVNPKDWKLNYHLAMAATPLGTRRLPPLFGDDLAGVVVDKGTRVQGLDVGDEVYGMDMRLRTASLAEQAVINQQRVAKKPKSLSFTEAASLPLAALTALQGLRKGGAEQGKTVLIIGASGGVGSLAVQIAKYLGMQVTGVCSTRNLEFVKQLGADAVIDYTQGDYRKSAGAFDIVYDVTSYETPLTCKVLLGENGHFISTGGQGLSMVATPLYRLLGKKANSVVVESYREDLGYLTELVELGALHPVIDSVYSLVDSDAAYARNRSGRCRGKVVIEIRS; encoded by the coding sequence ATGAAAGCCATTGCCACCGCAGGCTGGGGACCTAAAACAAAGCTGGTTCTTAGCGAGATGCCCGCGCCGTTCTCGTTGGGGGATGAAGACGTGTTGGTGGAGGTGCATGCAGCCTCGGTAAACCCCAAAGATTGGAAGCTCAACTACCATCTAGCGATGGCCGCTACCCCGCTGGGTACCCGGCGTCTACCCCCCTTGTTCGGAGATGATTTGGCCGGTGTCGTAGTCGATAAAGGGACGAGAGTACAGGGTTTGGATGTCGGCGATGAAGTCTATGGTATGGATATGCGCCTGCGCACCGCATCTTTGGCCGAGCAGGCGGTGATCAATCAACAGCGCGTGGCAAAGAAACCCAAAAGTCTCAGTTTTACCGAGGCGGCATCCTTGCCTTTGGCGGCGCTGACGGCGCTACAGGGTTTGCGCAAGGGCGGCGCTGAACAGGGCAAGACAGTGCTGATTATCGGGGCTTCCGGCGGGGTGGGCTCTCTGGCCGTGCAGATTGCTAAATACCTGGGTATGCAGGTAACCGGCGTGTGCAGCACCCGTAACCTGGAGTTTGTCAAACAGTTGGGTGCCGACGCCGTGATTGATTACACCCAGGGCGATTACCGCAAATCTGCCGGTGCGTTCGATATCGTGTATGACGTGACGTCCTACGAAACGCCCCTCACTTGTAAGGTTTTGCTCGGTGAAAACGGTCATTTCATTTCCACGGGTGGGCAGGGGCTCTCTATGGTGGCCACACCGCTGTATCGCCTGCTGGGTAAAAAGGCCAACAGTGTGGTGGTGGAATCTTACCGTGAGGACCTGGGCTATTTAACGGAGTTGGTCGAACTGGGTGCTCTCCATCCGGTTATCGACAGTGTGTATTCTCTGGTCGACAGTGACGCTGCTTACGCCCGCAACCGCAGCGGTCGTTGTCGGGGCAAAGTGGTGATAGAAATCCGCAGTTAA
- a CDS encoding MBL fold metallo-hydrolase encodes MKALTSLLGNSQRLDGGAMFGNAPKAVWSRWVEVDADNHIPLACRCLLIREERRNILLEVGVGAFFAPDLAQRYGLVEREHRLLNELAGQGLSHTDIDLIVLSHLHFDHAGGLLQPWREGYVPELLFPNAQIVVSEDAWTRAKQPHPRDRASFIPELPELLSASGRLQVLSGGHSELLGKDYVFHTSRGHTPGMLLTEILMPSEPVVFAADLIPGVPWVHLPITMGYDRYPEALIDEKRALLDDLESRGGRLFFTHDPDVAIGRVVRDQKGRFAVTDERASISNLVA; translated from the coding sequence GTGAAAGCGCTCACTAGTCTTTTGGGAAATTCGCAGCGCTTGGACGGCGGCGCGATGTTTGGCAATGCGCCCAAGGCGGTGTGGTCCCGTTGGGTCGAAGTCGACGCGGACAACCACATCCCTCTGGCGTGCCGGTGTTTGCTCATTCGTGAAGAGCGGCGAAATATTTTGCTGGAGGTGGGCGTGGGCGCTTTTTTCGCCCCGGATTTGGCTCAGCGTTACGGCTTGGTTGAAAGGGAACACCGACTATTGAACGAGTTGGCTGGGCAGGGTTTGTCGCACACAGATATCGACCTGATCGTGCTCTCGCATTTGCACTTTGACCATGCCGGCGGCCTGTTGCAGCCGTGGCGCGAGGGCTATGTGCCCGAGTTACTGTTCCCCAATGCGCAGATAGTGGTGAGTGAAGACGCCTGGACCCGTGCCAAACAGCCTCACCCAAGGGACCGGGCGTCCTTCATCCCGGAGTTGCCCGAGTTACTGTCGGCATCGGGGCGCTTACAGGTGCTGTCGGGCGGGCATAGCGAGCTGCTGGGGAAAGACTACGTTTTCCATACCAGCCGTGGGCATACCCCCGGTATGTTACTGACCGAAATTCTTATGCCGTCGGAGCCAGTGGTGTTCGCCGCGGATCTCATTCCGGGGGTGCCCTGGGTGCATCTGCCCATCACCATGGGCTACGACCGCTACCCCGAGGCCTTAATTGACGAGAAACGCGCGCTACTGGACGACCTGGAATCCCGTGGTGGCCGGCTGTTTTTTACCCATGACCCCGACGTGGCGATAGGGCGGGTGGTCCGCGACCAGAAAGGGCGGTTCGCGGTTACCGACGAGCGTGCGTCCATATCCAATCTTGTTGCCTAG